The window TCCGCCCTTCCACGGCGAGGTGCGCCCCGCGCGAGGGGCGCAGCAACGGCCGCCCCTCGAGACCGAGTCGGTCCCGGGTGCGGTCGCACCACGGCCCCGTCGCGTTGATCAGGGCTCGCGTTTCGACGGACGTGCTCTCCCCGGTGACGAGGTCGCGAACCGACAGGCGCGCGATCCCGCCACGAAGCGGTTCGAGGCTTCCTGCCTCGCAGCGCGTCGCCAGGACGGCACCCGCCGCCGCGGCGTCGAGGGCCGTGGCGAGCGTCAGCCGGCGGTCGTCGGTGACGCCGTCATGGTAGAGATGGATTCGCCGCACGCCCCGCAGCTCGAGGCCGGGAATGAGGATCCGCGCCTGGTCGGGCCGGATTTCCCGCGGCGGCGGCCACCCGTACCGGGGACGGGCCAGCAGGTCGTACAGGGCCAAGCCGGCGGCGGCCGCCGCCCGCCAGGGCAACGGATCGTCGTCGTAGAGGGGAAGGACGAACGGGCACGGCCTGACGAGGTGAGGGGCCGCCCGGACCAGGGCCAGCCGCTCCCGGAGGGCCCGGCGCACCAGCCCCACCTTCCCTGAGGCGAGGTACCGGAGGCCCCCGTGGACCAACCGCGACGAGCGCCCCGAGGTCCCCCACCCGATGTCCCTCGGCTCGACGAGCAGCACCTCGTAGCCACGGGCCGCGAGTTCCCGGGCGGTGGCGGCCCCGGAGATGCCGCCGCCGAGGACCACCGCGTCGAGGGTCCGGCCATCGACCGCATCGAGTGGGGAGTTCGGGGCCATCTCGTCCGCCGCGCCGTCGCCGTGGCAATATCGCCCGTCCGGCGGCGCGATGCCGCCCCGATCGTAACGAGAGGGCCACCATGCGGCGACGCCCGGGAGCCCCCAGCGTCCTGCTCCTCGCCCTGGCAGCGTTCGCCTGCCGAGCGGCGACCGCGCCCGAGCCTCCTCCCGCCGAGTCGATCCGGGTCGCCACCTACAACGTGGAAGGCCTCGGGCGGCCCGGCTCGGCATCGTGGCGGGCGCTGGTCGCGGTGCTCCGCCGGCTCGGCGCCGATCTCGTCCTGGTCCAGGAGATCACCGAGGACGACGGCCCGAGGCGCGTGCGGCGCCTCGCCGAGGCCACCGGCTACGCCGACCTTGCCCTCTCGGAGGTGCACGGCACCCTCTCCGGGGGGCTGCGCTCCGCCTGCCTTTCCCGAAGCCCGATCGTCGAGAGCCGCTCCTGGTCGGCCGCGACGCTCGCCGGCGACCCCCGGGCGAACGACATCGGGCGCGACATCCTCTCGTGCCGGATCCGGGGGCGGGGCGCCGACCTCGTCGCCGTGACCGTGCACTGGAAGGCCGGGGGCGGTGCGGCGAACGACTTCCGCCGGCGGATCGAAGCCCGGCGGCTCGGACAGGCGATCGATCGGCTCCGCAGGGCGGCGCCGCAAGCGGCCCTGGTCGTCGCCGGCGACTTCAACGAGGATCCCCGGTTCACCGGCGCGGGGCGCACGTTCCGGCGGATCCCACCGGGACTCCCGCCCACCTTCCGGCTGGGAGCCGATCTCCGGCTTCCGATCGGGGGGGCACCATTCTCGGAGCTCCACAAGAGGGGGTTCCGGCTGGTGAGGGCGGTGCGGGAGGACGCCCCGAACGAGGTCGTGACCCACCCGCCGACGCGGCGCCGGATCGACCTGCTGTGGGTCGAGGAGCGGATCCGGGTCGAACGGGCGGTGGTCTACGACGGGTGCCGTGACGACGGGGTCGACGACCCGCCGCCGGGAGATTTCATGCCGCTGTCCGGGGAGCCGCTGGATTGCGCGGCGACCGCCCGAGCGGCCGACCACCTGCCCGTCGCCGCCGACCTGGTCCCCCCGAGGTGACGGGGCTGGCTATACTGCGATTTTCCGCGACGACCCTCCCGCCCGAGAGGAGTTCGCCATGTCCGTCCCCGCACTGCACCGGTGGCTTCCGATCGCCGCCTTGGCGGCGGCGCTGGCTGTTTCGTCCGGCTGCTGCCGCCAGGCGGAGTCCCCGTTTCCGAGAACCCCCGACGGCGCCGCGGCCTTCGTCGCCGACGCCGAGAAGCGGCTGCTCGACGAGTGGGTCCGCAACGAGCGGACCTCCTGGGTCAAGGAGAACTTCATCACCGAGGACACCGAGATCCTCGAAGCCGAAGCGTACGCACGGTTGATGGCCCTGACCCGGGAGCTGGCCCTCCAGGCGACTCGGTTCTCGGGGCTCGATCTCGATCCCGACGTCGCCCGGAAGCTCGAGCTGATCAAGCTGTCCCTCCCGCTCGCGGCGCCGAGCGACCCGGCCAAGCAGAAGCGGCTGGCTGAGGTCGCGGCCCAACTATCGAGCCTGTACGGAAAAGGCAAATGGTGTCCCGAGCCGGACCGCTGCCTCGATCTCCAGGAGCTGTCCCGTGTGCTGGCCGAGAGCCGCAATCCGAAGGAACTGCTCGACGCTTGGGCGGGCTGGCGAACGATCTCCCGGCCGATGCGGCCCTTGTACCGGACCTTCGTCGAACTCGGCAACGAGGGAGCGCGCGAGCTGGGGTTCGAGGATCTCGGCGCCATGTGGCGGTCCGGATACGACATGCCGCCGGAGGAGTTCGAGCGGGAACTCGAGCGGCTCTGGGAGCAGGTGCGGCCGCTCTACGTGCAGCTCCACTGCTACGTCCGGAGCCGCCTGGCCGAGCGCTACGGAGAGGAGATCGTTCCGCCGGACGGCCCGATCCCCGCGCACCTGCTCGGCAACATGTGGGCGCAGAGCTGGTCGAACATCTACGACCTCGTCGCGCCGCCAGCGGCGGACCCCGGCTACGACCTCACCGCGCTGCTGCGGCAGCGGGGCGTCGACGAGCTCGAGATGGTCCGCATCGGCGAGCGCTTCTTCTCCTCGCTCGG of the Acidobacteriota bacterium genome contains:
- a CDS encoding peptidase M2 family protein, with the translated sequence MSVPALHRWLPIAALAAALAVSSGCCRQAESPFPRTPDGAAAFVADAEKRLLDEWVRNERTSWVKENFITEDTEILEAEAYARLMALTRELALQATRFSGLDLDPDVARKLELIKLSLPLAAPSDPAKQKRLAEVAAQLSSLYGKGKWCPEPDRCLDLQELSRVLAESRNPKELLDAWAGWRTISRPMRPLYRTFVELGNEGARELGFEDLGAMWRSGYDMPPEEFERELERLWEQVRPLYVQLHCYVRSRLAERYGEEIVPPDGPIPAHLLGNMWAQSWSNIYDLVAPPAADPGYDLTALLRQRGVDELEMVRIGERFFSSLGFDPLPETFWKRSLFRKPRDRDVVCHASAWDIDMENDLRIKMCIEVTAEDFVTIHHELGHNYYQRAYSAQPPLYRDSANDGFHEAIGDTIALSITPAYLQQIGLLDKLPGEDADLGYLMRLALDKVAFLPFGLMIDQWRWKVFSGETPPERYNASWWELREKYQGVAAPIARTEEDFDPGAKYHIPANTPYTRYFLADILQFQFHRALCRAAGDPGPLHRCSIYGNEEAGRRLREMLAMGRSRPWPEALEVLTGEREMDATAILDYFEPLLRWLEQENEGRTCGW
- a CDS encoding FAD-dependent oxidoreductase, producing MAPNSPLDAVDGRTLDAVVLGGGISGAATARELAARGYEVLLVEPRDIGWGTSGRSSRLVHGGLRYLASGKVGLVRRALRERLALVRAAPHLVRPCPFVLPLYDDDPLPWRAAAAAGLALYDLLARPRYGWPPPREIRPDQARILIPGLELRGVRRIHLYHDGVTDDRRLTLATALDAAAAGAVLATRCEAGSLEPLRGGIARLSVRDLVTGESTSVETRALINATGPWCDRTRDRLGLEGRPLLRPSRGAHLAVEGRIDAAALLRHPRDGRIVFLVPAACGFLAGTTTGDDGCPPDEVRATEEDQAYLREFLHAALPGGHGRVRAAFAGLRPLAAGRGHPDRLSRDARIVVERSAGVPVIHLVGGKLTLHRDMARRAADRLGRLVPPTGRPRP